The sequence below is a genomic window from Elusimicrobiota bacterium.
ATTTATTTCACCTTTATTTATTCCTGAATTGGCTGACAAATTTCCAACTGATGCCGGAGCAATTAAATCGCGCTGCGGTTTGCCGGAAACCATATTTGAAATGTTTGACCAATTGGAAGATTCATCGCAATACCACAATGAAAGAAAATATGTTGTCCCGCTGTTTAATCCGGTTATAGAATATGAAACCAAACTTAAAGGAATGACCCCTGAAGTTGAAAATTCTATTTGCGCTGAGCTTGTTGACCAATCAACCTGTGTAAATGTTGAATATTCTATTCTTGCCTGAGATCCCGTCTGTAAAACATTTGTGAAACCGTCATCTCCGGGTGAATTCCATTGAAGTAATATTTCCCCCGAATTAATTCCGGAAAAAGCGGATAAAGTATCAACCGTGCCCGGTGCTATTGTGTCCGGAGATTGAGTTTCAGGTGAAGGAAGATTCTTAACGGGGCTTTCCGGAGTTTCAGGAGAAGAAGCCATTTTCTTCCCGCCTGATGTCTGATCGTTTCTGAATATTTTTGCGATAATGCTTGAACCGGTATTTCCGCAAAGCGCGATGTCCAAATCACCGTCATTGTCATAATCTCCACACTCTATTGAACCTTCATCCACTCCCGGCAGGGCATAAGGAACTTCGTAAAAATTGCCTAGATCATTTTTATATATTTTGGTCAACCTGGTTGTGGAATAATTCCAACCGCAGAAAGCCAAATCAATCTGGCCGTCTTTATCAAAATCTCCCCAATCTAGAGATGAGTATAGTCCTCCGATAAGCCCGGCATTTATGTCAGTGAAAGTATTGTCGCCGTTATTATGATAGATTTTCGTGACGCTGTTTTTTGTAGTTCCATTAATCATTCCTGAAATCGCAATATCAGGATAAGTATCGTTATCGTAGTCTCCCCACGCTGTAGCACCGAACTCAACACCAGTAAGGGCGGCATTTATGTCAGTGAAAGTTCCGTTTCCGTTATTTCTGAAAATTTTGGATATGTATTGGTAAGGGTTTGGAATAGTGCCGGTTATAGCCAAGTCAGCATAGCCGTCCTTGTTGTAGTCTCCCCACGCCAAAGATGCCCAGCAAACACCCGGAAGCCCAGCAGGTATTTCCACAAATGTTCCGCCGTCATTACGATAAATTTTTGAATAGGTAGTATTTCCTGCAGAATCCCATCCGCATAAAGCCAGATCCAAATCGTTGTCATTATCAATATCAGCCCATTTTATTGAACCCGAATAAACTCCAACCAACGGCGCCCCGATATCAACAAAAGTCCCTGAATCATTCCTGTATATTTTGGAAATAACTGTTGAACCGGTATAACCGCATACCGCAAGATCAGGATCGCCGTCATTATCAAAGTCTCCCCAGTCAAGAGATCCCATAAATACGCCCGGAAGCCCGGCATTTATATCAGTAAAAGTTCCCAAATCATTTCGGTAAATTTTAGTTGTGTAATTTCCGCAGACGGCAAGGTCCAGATCTCCGTCTTTATCAAAATCTGCCCAAGACATTACACCTTCCCTTACGCCCGAAAGACTAGCGGAAATATCGTTTAGCGAGATATTTGCTGTTTGAGCCCATGTCGTAGCCGTGTTTGACACTAAAGACCAGTTCTGCAGCTCGTCAGCGTGCCAGATTTTCAAATAATAAGTTGTTCCGTAAAATAATCCGGTGAGAGTATAAGATACGTTTGTATACGGGCTGATTCCGGACGTGGAAATGGTTATCTGTGCTGAAGATGTAGACCAAGTCACTCCCTGCAAAATGGAACGCTGTATTTTAAACTGTGAACCTGAAGGAAGAGTTCCCGACCAGCCGTTTTCCCCCGGCATGCTCCAGCTTAAATTTATTTCCCCCGGATTATTTCCGGTATCAGCCAAAAGGTCAGTAACTGTTGCCGGCGCAGTCAAATCAACAGGGATACCCGAAAGTGTTACGCCCGTTAAAGAAAAGTTATTGCTCGGATCACGGACAAAAATTTTATAATAATAAGTTATACCCAAAGAAACATCTGAATCAATAAATGCCGTCCCCGAATTGTTGTAAACTTCAGTTCCGTCCCTGTGCGTTGAAGGATAAGAGACAGTGCTTCTAAGTATAACGGTACTCGCATAATCTGAGGACGGGTTTGTCCATGAAAGCGTTAATGACAAGTTTGAAGTTAACGAAGCATTACTAACTTCTGAAGGAGGAACAATATCTGAGCTTGCCCTAACTTGATAAGGGGCAACTTCCATCTGTCCGATGTAAGAATCATCGGAACGGTTATAAAAAATTATGTTTTGGTAAGTATTTGAACTGTTGAAACATACATATGTTTTGGTGCCGACGTTATTGAATACTGCAGAGGTGCCGGCTCTTGTGTATGCGCTGGTATCAACTCTTCCCAAAATATTGAGATTGTGAATAAAATAATAAAGGTAAGTTTTTGGGCTGCTAGTTAAATCGGGGCTGGGTGTTACATCATATTTTGATATTGCGGAAGCCGGATCATAAAAAGACTGGTATTGCCACAAAACATCCTGCCAGATTGTTTCCGTGCCGCCGTTTTGCGTTACCATGTGATTATAATTTGTCTGGCAATATGCCGGATTGTAGCCAAGGTACAAGCTTGAAGGAGTTTCGGGCATAAACTGAATTCCGTGAATATATTCCGGATCGGAACCGAACCAGGTATTGTAATCGGCTTTTCCCCCAAAAACTCTTCCTACCGTATCGTGAGTGTAGCCGGCTCCGTAGGTTTGTTGATCAATATCAAAGAAATACTCTTTTATTGCTGCATATTCCGTTGTATATAAATATATGCCGAGATTTTTATAAGTGGCATTGTCGGTTGCCTGGCCCCATAAATATATTCCTGCCCAGGCATTCATTGCTTCCGATGAAGATTCAAGGTTATTGCCGTCCACATTTTGAGCCATTCCGTCAGCCCAGCTATGTCCCTCATAAGGGCTGAAGTTCCTTAAAAAAGGATACATTGAGTCCGATCTGTTAGGAGAAGCTATATCTCTGATAAGATGCTCAACCATTCCGCCGTAATTATTTTTAAAATCGCTGTCATACATAGCGAGCAGAGCGCTTGCATAAATAAAATATCCGTAATGGAAATGATGATCGTTTAGTTTTTCGGTATGAAATTCCGGCTCGGCATCATAACCTATCATCGTACCCCAAAGACTATCGTGATAAAAATAACCGTAAGTTTCTCCGGTACTGTAGGTAAACCAGCTGGTCAGGTCATTTTTGAGTTTATTTATTATCGTTGTTTTGGAAGCAGTATCCCCTAATTGGTCTGCAATCGGAAGAAGAGATGCCATTCTCCAAAGCTCTTTGCCGTGATAGTAAGTTCCCGTGCTTCCTAAAGATAAATTCTTATCGTTATTAAGCAAAGTCTGCAAAGTTGTTTTGTTATAGTCACCCTTATCGGGAAGCATGGGCAGAATTCCGTTAAAATCCTGAGTTGTTGAAAAAGAACTCCCGATTTTTAGTTTCATTAAACCGCGCAAAGTCGGAAATGTCTGGCTTAAATAACTGTTAGTTGAATTTTTCCACTGGTGAGGAAAAAGAGCAAGAACAGAATTTGTTTGCCCCAGCCTTTTAGAAGAAGTGGTTATATTATAGTTTGTAGTTAGCTTTTGGTTTGTTTCATTGAATGACCAGTCAATTTGGGAACCGGTTACAAATGCGTAGGCATAGTTATAAAAAAATGCCAGGTCGGAAAGAGCCGTTAGCGGGGCAACAGATAAAAAGCGGTCAGTAGCAGGAAAATATATTTCTAAAGTGTGCCCGCTATTGGTAAGTTTAAAAGAAGTTCCTGACGGGGCATATATACCAAAATATTTGGTTTTACCTGAAACATAATGAAGAAATCTTACGGTTATGCAATCCGTGCTTATTAGTGTGTCCCATCCAAACGGTGTAGTACTTCCTGAAATTCCGTAGATATCAAATTGTCCCTGCGCCCAGTCTATAGGAAAAGAAATCTGCGCTGTTGAAATATTAAGAGAAAAGTCGAAATATGCGAAAGGAAGGCCCTGTCCTATTGTTGCTTTGAAATTATTGTTAATATCTCCCGGATCTTCCCATCTTGTCGTAACGGTCCAATCGCTGTAAGCATCCACTTTTACGTCATTGGAACTGAAACCGTTTTTTGTAGTTAAAAGAAGCTGCTGCCTGAAAGGGGCGTCAGCTTCAGTTCCGTAATATGAAACATCAGCTGTTTCCAGTATATCAGGATAACCTATAAGAAGCCCGTTCGGTTCGCATTTGTAAACGTTAGGGTAAGCGTACAGCCTGTAAGAAAAAGTGGATGAAATAGCGGAAGTCCACCAATCATTGGTGGGAATTGACCCGGTTATGTTTGATGTTTTGTGGATTTCGGTCGGAGGGGCCGGCTCGCCGCCCGGCAAGGTGTCTGTATAACTGCCGTTTCCGACACTTATTGTGGCGCAAAAAGAAAGGCTGGCGCAGAAAAGAAGACTAATAAAAATAAAGAGAACGGCAAGTATTTTCTTCATGAATACGGCCATGGATGAATAAACATCGTTAGCAGGCCTCACCCCCAAGAATAATTCTATCAAAGGCGATTACATCTGTCAAATGAACCTCCCCGCAGTTCGCCGCGGCGGACGGGATATCAGATGTTCCCCTCTTTGAAAAAGAGGCCTCGGCTCATAGGAGCCTATGGCTCTGAGAGGGGTGAGGGGAAAGTCTTTGGACCGAGCCTGCCCTTCGATTTTACTCAGGGCGGTGAGTCCTTCGACTTTGCTCAGGACAATGAGCCTGTCGAATTGCATAGTCGAACCGCGAGCGAGGAAGATTTAATAACATCAAATCCCTCTCCCGCCCACGGCGGGTCAGCCTTGCCGCGCCCGAAGGCGGGCGGGGGCTGACAATCTCCCTTTTTCAAAGGGAGAAGTTAGTTGGTTACCACGCATCAAGATGCGGGGAATTGCAGTTAAAGGGAAGATAAGAAGTCTTTAAGGAAGGCAAAATAAGGTTTTTCTATATTTGATTTGATTACTTTTATTCCCTTTTTTTCACCGCGCAAAAATTCTATTTTGCCCGCAAATGTATTTGCTATTTCAAGTATTTTTGCCTGAGAAATAGCAATTTTATCTGAAAAATAGATATTTATAAACTTGTCATTTTCAACAATACTGTTAATTCTCCTTTTTTCGGCTATAAATTTTATTTCGGTAATTTCAAACAGATTTTCAACGGGTTTAGGAAGTTTTCCAAAACGGTCGGTTAAATCAGACTTAATTTTTTCAATATCATCTTTATTTTTTGATGCCGCAAGTTTTCTATAGAATGTTACCCTTATATCTTCCGCTTCAACATATTCTTGGGGAATGTGGGCTGGAATAAGAAAATCCATAATTGTTTTAAATTCTTCTTTAACTGCTTTTTCCCCTTTCAGACTCTGGCTAGCTTCTTCAATTAAACGGCCATACATCTCAAAACCGATTTCTTTCACGAACCCATGCTGTTTTGCGCTTAAAATATTTCCCGCGCCCCTTATTTCAAGGTCACGAAGCGCAAGTCTGAATCCAGAGCCAAGTTCCGAAAATTCCATAAGTGCTTCAAGCCGCTTAGAAGATTCCTCCGTAACAAGTTCGGGAGTATAAAAAAGATAACAATAAGCTTTTTGTTTTTCCCTTCCGACCCTTCCTCTAAGCTGGTACAATTGAGCCAGGCCGAAATTCTCAGCCTCTTCTACTATCATTGAATTAACTGTCGGTATATCCAAACCCGATTCAATTATTGAAGTGGAAATTAAAACATCTATTTCTTTATGTATGAAAAGCCACATTGCTTTTTCTATATCATGGGAGCGCATCTGCCCGTGGACAATTCCCCAGCGGATATTCGGGACAAGTTTTTTAAGGTATTCGCCTCTTGAATTTATTGTTTCAACCCTGTTGTGGACATAAAATACCTGCCCGCCCCGAGAAAGCTCGGCCTCAATAATCTTTTTGACTATTTTTTCGTCATAGGGGCCTAAATGTGTCTCTATGGGAAGCCTGCCGTACGGCGGAGTTTCAATGACGGATAAATCCCTTAATTTAGAAAGCGCAAAAGATAACGTTCGCGGTATGGGGGTAGCCGACATCAGCAGCACATCAATATTTTTTTTGAATTTTTTAATTTTTTCTTTCTGTTCAACGCCGAATCTGTGTTCCTCGTCAATAATTAAAAGCCCAAGATCTTTAAATGTAATATCTTTTTGTAAAAGCCGGTGAGTGCCTATAATAATGTCAATACTGCCGCTTTTAAGATCGGAAATTATTTTTTTCTGTTCTGCTTTAGATTGAAAACGGCTTAAAAAAGCGACTTTTGTAGGAAATGGCTCAAGCCTTCTTGAAAAAGTGTTAAAATGCTGTTCGGCTAGCACTGTTGTAGGAACTAGCACAGCCACCTGTTTTGAATCCTGGACAACTTTAAAGGAAGCGCGGATAGCAACTTCAGTTTTTCCAAAACCGACGTCCCCGCAGATTATCCTTTCCATAGGATAAGGATTTTTTAAGTCAATTTTTACATCTTCAATTGCTTTTGCCTGGTCAGGAGTTTCCTGATACGGAAAGCTGTCGGCGAGCTCTTTTTCCCAAGGAGTATCGGGTGTAAAGGCAAATCCTTGAGCGTTATGCCTTTCAGCGTAGAGTTTTAGCAAGCTTTCTGCAAATTCGCGGGCCCCTTCTTTGGCTTTCTGTTTTATCCTTTCCCAGGAAGCAGTATCCAGCGAAAAAAGTTTCGGCCTATATCCTTCAGTGCCGATATATTTTTTTACTACCTCAAAATCGTCAACGGGCACGTAAAGCTTGTCCCCGCCCTTATATTCGATGAAAAGGTATTCTGCTTCCTGATCTCCCCTTACTAATTTATTTAATCCAAGATAACGGCCTATTCCGTATTTTTCGTGTACTACGTAGTCCCCTTTGGTTATTTCCCACAGGCCTTCAAGACGGCGTCCTTCCTTAAATTTCGGAAAGCTTATCAGTTTTTTCTTGTAAAGTATTTCCTGGCTGGAAAAGAAAGCAATTTTTCTGCTTTTTGAATAAAATCCTTCGGTTAAAGGAGTTATAGTCAACTGAGGAAAATCATCATCCCATCCCGCCTCGTTAAGAATATCTTCTATTCTTTCTTTTTCACCGTTATTTGAGCAAAAGATATATTCTTTCAGGCCTTCTTTTTTTATTCGTTTAAGTTCATTTACAAAAAATTGGAAATTACCCCTTATTCCAGCAAACGATTTAAAATCTTCCTGAACCTTGTTTGTTTCAAGCGAGTTGTTAATTATCCAGGAATACTCAGCAAATATTTTCGGTGTTTCATTATCAGGCAAAAAATCAAAATAAATTTCAGAGCTTTTAGGAAGGTAATCAGAAATTAAAGTTTCCGGCTGTAATGCGGCAGGTGTAATCTCGCAAGAAGTTATAACATCGCTTGAAAGCTGTGTAACAAGATCAAAAGTTTTTATTGTTTCAACCTGGTCATTGTAAAAAATAATACGCACCGGATTTTCAGCGTCTATAGACCAGATATCAAGTATTTCTCCGCGCCTGGAAAATTGCCCCTTTTCTTCAACAAATTCAGAGCGCGAATAGCCGGCAGTAACAAGCCTGTTAATTAGGCTGTTGAATTCATAGGTGTTTCCCAATTCAAATTTTAATATCTGGTTATGCAGGTTTTTAGAATGGATTATTTTTTCGTAAAATATTTCTTTGGAAGCTACAACGATGCCGGATTTATTGTTTGACAGGGACTTTAAGATGCTTAACTTCTGAAATTTATCAGCGCTATGGTAAGCATAAACGGAAGGCGCGCCAAAAAATTGCCCCAGCGAATTAAGGTTTGTTTCCCAATCGCTTATTTCTTCTTCCGGGACAAGGGCGAGCAGAATACTCTGAGGTTTAAAGTTTTCTAAGATAAAATAAGGTTTTCCGGTAGAAAGTCCTGAAACATTTCTTTTCATATACTTTAGCCATTCAACCTCGCAGGTTGAATGGCGGTCTTTCAAATAAAGAGGTTTATTTTTGCGTTTTGAGCTTCTCCCAAAAATGTAGCGGCGCCGGCTACTTCAACGCCTTCAATCATATTTTCCGGTTCAACGCCCATAATCCCGCATGAAGTTGAACAGGCCATCAATTTAACTTTAAGTTCCTTTGCCAGTTTAAAAAGTTCATCAATAGAAGGGATTCTTTTGCTTTCCATAAGCTTTTTCATCATTATCGGGCCTAAACCCATCATATTAAGGTCGGACAAGGGAAGCTTATTCCTGCTTGACGGCATCATAAATTCCATCATTTTTTGAAGGATGTTTTTGCC
It includes:
- a CDS encoding DsrE/DsrF/DrsH-like family protein yields the protein MKDKMTIIFFSGTLDKAIAMLMLATTGASMGMDVKVFFTFWGLNFLKKSKSYKGKNILQKMMEFMMPSSRNKLPLSDLNMMGLGPIMMKKLMESKRIPSIDELFKLAKELKVKLMACSTSCGIMGVEPENMIEGVEVAGAATFLGEAQNAKINLFI
- a CDS encoding glycosyl hydrolase, producing the protein MIELFLGVRPANDVYSSMAVFMKKILAVLFIFISLLFCASLSFCATISVGNGSYTDTLPGGEPAPPTEIHKTSNITGSIPTNDWWTSAISSTFSYRLYAYPNVYKCEPNGLLIGYPDILETADVSYYGTEADAPFRQQLLLTTKNGFSSNDVKVDAYSDWTVTTRWEDPGDINNNFKATIGQGLPFAYFDFSLNISTAQISFPIDWAQGQFDIYGISGSTTPFGWDTLISTDCITVRFLHYVSGKTKYFGIYAPSGTSFKLTNSGHTLEIYFPATDRFLSVAPLTALSDLAFFYNYAYAFVTGSQIDWSFNETNQKLTTNYNITTSSKRLGQTNSVLALFPHQWKNSTNSYLSQTFPTLRGLMKLKIGSSFSTTQDFNGILPMLPDKGDYNKTTLQTLLNNDKNLSLGSTGTYYHGKELWRMASLLPIADQLGDTASKTTIINKLKNDLTSWFTYSTGETYGYFYHDSLWGTMIGYDAEPEFHTEKLNDHHFHYGYFIYASALLAMYDSDFKNNYGGMVEHLIRDIASPNRSDSMYPFLRNFSPYEGHSWADGMAQNVDGNNLESSSEAMNAWAGIYLWGQATDNATYKNLGIYLYTTEYAAIKEYFFDIDQQTYGAGYTHDTVGRVFGGKADYNTWFGSDPEYIHGIQFMPETPSSLYLGYNPAYCQTNYNHMVTQNGGTETIWQDVLWQYQSFYDPASAISKYDVTPSPDLTSSPKTYLYYFIHNLNILGRVDTSAYTRAGTSAVFNNVGTKTYVCFNSSNTYQNIIFYNRSDDSYIGQMEVAPYQVRASSDIVPPSEVSNASLTSNLSLTLSWTNPSSDYASTVILRSTVSYPSTHRDGTEVYNNSGTAFIDSDVSLGITYYYKIFVRDPSNNFSLTGVTLSGIPVDLTAPATVTDLLADTGNNPGEINLSWSMPGENGWSGTLPSGSQFKIQRSILQGVTWSTSSAQITISTSGISPYTNVSYTLTGLFYGTTYYLKIWHADELQNWSLVSNTATTWAQTANISLNDISASLSGVREGVMSWADFDKDGDLDLAVCGNYTTKIYRNDLGTFTDINAGLPGVFMGSLDWGDFDNDGDPDLAVCGYTGSTVISKIYRNDSGTFVDIGAPLVGVYSGSIKWADIDNDNDLDLALCGWDSAGNTTYSKIYRNDGGTFVEIPAGLPGVCWASLAWGDYNKDGYADLAITGTIPNPYQYISKIFRNNGNGTFTDINAALTGVEFGATAWGDYDNDTYPDIAISGMINGTTKNSVTKIYHNNGDNTFTDINAGLIGGLYSSLDWGDFDKDGQIDLAFCGWNYSTTRLTKIYKNDLGNFYEVPYALPGVDEGSIECGDYDNDGDLDIALCGNTGSSIIAKIFRNDQTSGGKKMASSPETPESPVKNLPSPETQSPDTIAPGTVDTLSAFSGINSGEILLQWNSPGDDGFTNVLQTGSQARIEYSTFTQVDWSTSSAQIEFSTSGVIPLSLVSYSITGLNSGTTYFLSLWYCDESSNWSNISNMVSGKPQRDLIAPASVGNLSANSGINKGEIN
- the mfd gene encoding transcription-repair coupling factor, coding for MKRNVSGLSTGKPYFILENFKPQSILLALVPEEEISDWETNLNSLGQFFGAPSVYAYHSADKFQKLSILKSLSNNKSGIVVASKEIFYEKIIHSKNLHNQILKFELGNTYEFNSLINRLVTAGYSRSEFVEEKGQFSRRGEILDIWSIDAENPVRIIFYNDQVETIKTFDLVTQLSSDVITSCEITPAALQPETLISDYLPKSSEIYFDFLPDNETPKIFAEYSWIINNSLETNKVQEDFKSFAGIRGNFQFFVNELKRIKKEGLKEYIFCSNNGEKERIEDILNEAGWDDDFPQLTITPLTEGFYSKSRKIAFFSSQEILYKKKLISFPKFKEGRRLEGLWEITKGDYVVHEKYGIGRYLGLNKLVRGDQEAEYLFIEYKGGDKLYVPVDDFEVVKKYIGTEGYRPKLFSLDTASWERIKQKAKEGAREFAESLLKLYAERHNAQGFAFTPDTPWEKELADSFPYQETPDQAKAIEDVKIDLKNPYPMERIICGDVGFGKTEVAIRASFKVVQDSKQVAVLVPTTVLAEQHFNTFSRRLEPFPTKVAFLSRFQSKAEQKKIISDLKSGSIDIIIGTHRLLQKDITFKDLGLLIIDEEHRFGVEQKEKIKKFKKNIDVLLMSATPIPRTLSFALSKLRDLSVIETPPYGRLPIETHLGPYDEKIVKKIIEAELSRGGQVFYVHNRVETINSRGEYLKKLVPNIRWGIVHGQMRSHDIEKAMWLFIHKEIDVLISTSIIESGLDIPTVNSMIVEEAENFGLAQLYQLRGRVGREKQKAYCYLFYTPELVTEESSKRLEALMEFSELGSGFRLALRDLEIRGAGNILSAKQHGFVKEIGFEMYGRLIEEASQSLKGEKAVKEEFKTIMDFLIPAHIPQEYVEAEDIRVTFYRKLAASKNKDDIEKIKSDLTDRFGKLPKPVENLFEITEIKFIAEKRRINSIVENDKFINIYFSDKIAISQAKILEIANTFAGKIEFLRGEKKGIKVIKSNIEKPYFAFLKDFLSSL